A region from the Populus trichocarpa isolate Nisqually-1 chromosome 18, P.trichocarpa_v4.1, whole genome shotgun sequence genome encodes:
- the LOC7484068 gene encoding uncharacterized protein LOC7484068 encodes MALRKLYSEIKGLKVKELPDHVKPMLSIGYVKKAVQRGMDNYHAKYIETSSIDPLLHVCYGGMILSYLIALPEERRHLEHQQHAKEHGGH; translated from the coding sequence ATGGCATTAAGGAAGCTCTACAGCGAAATTAAGGGCTTGAAAGTTAAGGAATTGCCCGACCACGTGAAGCCGATGCTGTCAATTGGTTATGTGAAGAAAGCAGTGCAAAGAGGAATGGATAATTACCATGCGAAGTATATAGAAACAAGCTCGATCGATCCACTTCTTCATGTTTGCTATGGTGGCATGATTTTGTCTTACCTTATTGCTCTTCCTGAGGAACGCCGTCATCTTGAGCACCAGCAACATGCTAAGGAGCATGGTGGGCATTAG
- the LOC7484069 gene encoding 8-hydroxygeraniol oxidoreductase isoform X3, protein MSKSSSSQVITCKAAVCWGVGEPLKVEEIQVEPPKFSEIRVKMLCASLCHTDTLHAKGSLIPLFPRVLGHEGVGVVESIGEGVRDLKEGDLVIPAYIGECQECENCTSGKTNLCLKYPLILNGLMPDGTSRMSINGQKLYQLFSCSTWSEYMVIDTNYVVKIDPSIDLPHASFLSCGFSTGFGSAWREANVEKGSSVAVLGLGAVGLGAIEGARMQGAAKIIGIDKNEKKREKGQAFGMTDFINPDEYFNKPISELIKDITGGLGVDYCFECTGVGPLINEALLATKPGKGETFVVGAGADLTVSIDFLPLICGGNLKGSIFGGLQIKSHLPILLDKSKNKEFNLDELLTHQVMLEDINKAFQLLKQEDCVKILIKM, encoded by the exons ATGTCAAAGAGCAGCAGCTCACAGGTGATAACATGCAAAG CGGCAGTATGCTGGGGAGTAGGGGAGCCATTGAAGGTGGAAGAGATACAGGTGGAGCCACCGAAGTTTTCTGAGATTCGTGTGAAGATGTTATGTGCTAGTTTATGCCATACCGATACCTTACATGCCAAAGGATCCCTGATT CCTCTTTTCCCTCGAGTCCTAGGCCATGAAGGAGTTGG AGTGGTGGAAAGCATAGGTGAAGGGGTAAGAGATCTTAAAGAAGGAGACCTTGTGATTCCAGCCTACATTGGGGAGTGCCAAGAATGTGAGAATTGCACCTCTGGGAAGACCAATTTATGCTTGAAGTACCCGTTAATCCTCAATGGGCTAATGCCTGATGGCACTTCAAGAATGTCCATTAATGGACAAAAATTGTATCAACTTTTTTCATGCTCAACATGGTCTGAATACATGGTGATTGATACCAATTACGTTGTCAAGATTGATCCAAGCATAGATCTTCCTCATGCAAGCTTCCTTTCATGTGGGTTCTCAACTGGATTTGGGTCAGCCTGGAGGGAAGCTAATGTTGAGAAGGGATCAAGTGTTGCTGTCCTTGGTCTAGGTGCTGTTGGATTAGGG GCCATAGAGGGAGCTAGAATGCAAGGGGCAGCGAAAATAATCGGAATAGacaagaatgaaaagaaaagagagaaagggcAAGCCTTTGGAATGACCGATTTTATAAACCCAGATGAATACTTCAACAAACCTATTTCAGAACTGATAAAAGACATAACAGGTGGATTGGGTGTGGATTACTGCTTTGAGTGCACCGGTGTCGGACCCTTGATTAACGAAGCCCTCCTGGCAACAAAACCA GGGAAAGGAGAAACATTTGTAGTTGGTGCTGGAGCTGATCTAACTGTGTCCATCGACTTCCTACCTCTAATTTGTGGTGGAAATTTGAAGGGTTCTATTTTCGGGGGGCTCCAAATTAAATCCCATCTCCCCATTTTACTTGACAAAAGCAAAAATAAG GAATTCAATCTGGATGAACTTTTGACCCATCAAGTTATGTTGGAAGACATAAACAAAGCTTTTCAACTACTGAAGCAAGAAGACTGTGTCAAGATCCTTATCAAGATGTAA
- the LOC7484069 gene encoding 8-hydroxygeraniol oxidoreductase isoform X7, with the protein MSKSSSSQVITCKAAVCWGVGEPLKVEEIQVEPPKFSEIRVKMLCASLCHTDTLHAKGSLIPLFPRVLGHEGVGVVESIGEGVRDLKEGDLVIPAYIGECQECENCTSGKTNLCLKYPLILNGLMPDGTSRMSINGQKLYQLFSCSTWSEYMVIDTNYVVKIDPSIDLPHASFLSCGFSTGFGSAWREANVEKGSSVAVLGLGAVGLGVLQINAIEGARMQGAAKIIGIDKNEKKREKGQAFGMTDFINPDEYFNKPISELIKDITGGLGVDYCFECTGVGPLINEALLATKPEFNLDELLTHQVMLEDINKAFQLLKQEDCVKILIKM; encoded by the exons ATGTCAAAGAGCAGCAGCTCACAGGTGATAACATGCAAAG CGGCAGTATGCTGGGGAGTAGGGGAGCCATTGAAGGTGGAAGAGATACAGGTGGAGCCACCGAAGTTTTCTGAGATTCGTGTGAAGATGTTATGTGCTAGTTTATGCCATACCGATACCTTACATGCCAAAGGATCCCTGATT CCTCTTTTCCCTCGAGTCCTAGGCCATGAAGGAGTTGG AGTGGTGGAAAGCATAGGTGAAGGGGTAAGAGATCTTAAAGAAGGAGACCTTGTGATTCCAGCCTACATTGGGGAGTGCCAAGAATGTGAGAATTGCACCTCTGGGAAGACCAATTTATGCTTGAAGTACCCGTTAATCCTCAATGGGCTAATGCCTGATGGCACTTCAAGAATGTCCATTAATGGACAAAAATTGTATCAACTTTTTTCATGCTCAACATGGTCTGAATACATGGTGATTGATACCAATTACGTTGTCAAGATTGATCCAAGCATAGATCTTCCTCATGCAAGCTTCCTTTCATGTGGGTTCTCAACTGGATTTGGGTCAGCCTGGAGGGAAGCTAATGTTGAGAAGGGATCAAGTGTTGCTGTCCTTGGTCTAGGTGCTGTTGGATTAGGGGTATTGCAAATTAAT GCCATAGAGGGAGCTAGAATGCAAGGGGCAGCGAAAATAATCGGAATAGacaagaatgaaaagaaaagagagaaagggcAAGCCTTTGGAATGACCGATTTTATAAACCCAGATGAATACTTCAACAAACCTATTTCAGAACTGATAAAAGACATAACAGGTGGATTGGGTGTGGATTACTGCTTTGAGTGCACCGGTGTCGGACCCTTGATTAACGAAGCCCTCCTGGCAACAAAACCA GAATTCAATCTGGATGAACTTTTGACCCATCAAGTTATGTTGGAAGACATAAACAAAGCTTTTCAACTACTGAAGCAAGAAGACTGTGTCAAGATCCTTATCAAGATGTAA
- the LOC7484069 gene encoding 8-hydroxygeraniol oxidoreductase isoform X1, with protein MSKSSSSQVITCKAAVCWGVGEPLKVEEIQVEPPKFSEIRVKMLCASLCHTDTLHAKGSLIPLFPRVLGHEGVGVVESIGEGVRDLKEGDLVIPAYIGECQECENCTSGKTNLCLKYPLILNGLMPDGTSRMSINGQKLYQLFSCSTWSEYMVIDTNYVVKIDPSIDLPHASFLSCGFSTGFGSAWREANVEKGSSVAVLGLGAVGLGVLQINAIEGARMQGAAKIIGIDKNEKKREKGQAFGMTDFINPDEYFNKPISELIKDITGGLGVDYCFECTGVGPLINEALLATKPGKGETFVVGAGADLTVSIDFLPLICGGNLKGSIFGGLQIKSHLPILLDKSKNKEFNLDELLTHQVMLEDINKAFQLLKQEDCVKILIKM; from the exons ATGTCAAAGAGCAGCAGCTCACAGGTGATAACATGCAAAG CGGCAGTATGCTGGGGAGTAGGGGAGCCATTGAAGGTGGAAGAGATACAGGTGGAGCCACCGAAGTTTTCTGAGATTCGTGTGAAGATGTTATGTGCTAGTTTATGCCATACCGATACCTTACATGCCAAAGGATCCCTGATT CCTCTTTTCCCTCGAGTCCTAGGCCATGAAGGAGTTGG AGTGGTGGAAAGCATAGGTGAAGGGGTAAGAGATCTTAAAGAAGGAGACCTTGTGATTCCAGCCTACATTGGGGAGTGCCAAGAATGTGAGAATTGCACCTCTGGGAAGACCAATTTATGCTTGAAGTACCCGTTAATCCTCAATGGGCTAATGCCTGATGGCACTTCAAGAATGTCCATTAATGGACAAAAATTGTATCAACTTTTTTCATGCTCAACATGGTCTGAATACATGGTGATTGATACCAATTACGTTGTCAAGATTGATCCAAGCATAGATCTTCCTCATGCAAGCTTCCTTTCATGTGGGTTCTCAACTGGATTTGGGTCAGCCTGGAGGGAAGCTAATGTTGAGAAGGGATCAAGTGTTGCTGTCCTTGGTCTAGGTGCTGTTGGATTAGGGGTATTGCAAATTAAT GCCATAGAGGGAGCTAGAATGCAAGGGGCAGCGAAAATAATCGGAATAGacaagaatgaaaagaaaagagagaaagggcAAGCCTTTGGAATGACCGATTTTATAAACCCAGATGAATACTTCAACAAACCTATTTCAGAACTGATAAAAGACATAACAGGTGGATTGGGTGTGGATTACTGCTTTGAGTGCACCGGTGTCGGACCCTTGATTAACGAAGCCCTCCTGGCAACAAAACCA GGGAAAGGAGAAACATTTGTAGTTGGTGCTGGAGCTGATCTAACTGTGTCCATCGACTTCCTACCTCTAATTTGTGGTGGAAATTTGAAGGGTTCTATTTTCGGGGGGCTCCAAATTAAATCCCATCTCCCCATTTTACTTGACAAAAGCAAAAATAAG GAATTCAATCTGGATGAACTTTTGACCCATCAAGTTATGTTGGAAGACATAAACAAAGCTTTTCAACTACTGAAGCAAGAAGACTGTGTCAAGATCCTTATCAAGATGTAA